DNA from Opitutales bacterium:
TCTTATGGGGGCGCTGGCTGATGCAGTCTTAAATGCTGGGGGCAAGGTGCGTGGTGTGATCCCAAACTTTATGATCGATCGCGAATGGGCTCACCCCAAGGTCAAGGATTTGGAGCTGGTGAATACCATGCATGAACGCAAGACGGCCATGGTGGCACAATGCGACGCTATCGTGGCGCTTCCCGGAGGTTGCGGCACATTCGAAGAACTCCTGGAAGCATTTACCTGGAAGCGGCTCGACTTGATTGACAAGCCCATCGTTGTCGTGAACCAGGATGGATACTATAACGGCCTTAAGGCCTTATTTGATCACTCGGTCCAGGAGGGCTTTATGGCTGAGGATTTTCTAGACTATTGGCAGTTCGTTACGACTCCAAAGGAAGCTGTCGAGCATATCGATCGTGCCGTTCATAGATAGGTGACGCCTTCGATATCTGGCTTATCCCAGCCATTTCACCCATTCTCCATGGGGTTGAGCTCGAGCTATCATGCTTGAATGTTCCTCACCGCCTTTGAAAATGCTGAGATTGAGGCCCGGTTTAATGTTATTGTGAATATGGATTAGATCACGTGTCCGTCCGATTCTTTCAATTTTTTGAAGGAAGGCTTTGCGCGCATCTTGGCTGATTTGATTTGCGACATGTGTGTGGTAAATCGCTGGGATCACATTATCCGGCAGGCTGGTGATGATATCGTCCACTTCTACGAACCCATCGCCCTCGCGGAGGTCTAATTGCTGTTCTGAAGTAAAGTAGAGCGCAGCCTCTAACCGCGAACGACGCTCGATAAGTTCAGGCCAAACGAGAGCCATCAGCCAGGCCCGCTCGTCATCGTCAGTGGCTGATATGGTATTGAGGTCCAGGCCGATGCGATGAGAAATCATCGGAGCTGGTCTACTAAATATATCTGGTGTCTCTCCTTCGAATCTGGACTCTAGAGTGATTGGAGAACTTGTATTTCCCCAACCGACGCCATTGCCGTAGTCATACGCATACTGATCCCAGAAAAGGTTGAGCCCGGCACTACAGCCGATTTCGATCAAAGCGATAGAGCGGTTATCGAAGCCCTGTGTGGCGCTGAGAAAAATGGGTAATAGGTAAACACATCGCCGGACTTCATTTGTCTGAACCCGACGGTTTTGCAGGCAGGTGGCAACTGACTCTCGATACTCAAAAATGAACGAGCGAAACGCGCTATAAGCTCCATCAGGCGATTTCGCAGGTTTACTGAGCCAGGGAAAATATTCAGCGAGCTTATTCCCCGGATATTTGGCCAACACATACTGAGTAGCACCGAAGAGCATATTAGCCGGCGGCTGCTCAGGACGACAACACTCGGCTACCAGCGCCAACATCTCCGTGTCTTTAGCGATCTCTAAAGCAAGCGCAGCATATAGGGGTGAACTCTCCGGACATTCTTTTTCGCCGAAGTGTTGGAAACGTTCTGATAGACCAGAATCCATTTCCCTATCGATGTAGGCCCATCAACTCATTTGCACCGAAAATCTACTAGAGAAGTGTGGCTATTCTTGGCTCTAAAGTTGGCCTCAATCTAAGCTACTTTCCACGAGTGAATCGATGGGGTCATTTTGGCCAATCAGTTTAGCATTTGCCGATGTCCTATCTGGCAAGATATGATGATACAGTGTACTGAAAGCAAAGTTCGGAGCCGAGGCCCCATGCATTTGGACGCGCTCAGCGCCGCGTCGTGTATTATCCATCATCCACGCTGGAAGGCGCAGGTGATAGGGATTTCGCTCGATTTCTCCCCGGTGCTCGGCAAGGGCCTTTAAGAGCAGAGCTAGATCACCCTTCGACGATTCAATCATGAGGTTGGGATAAGTGTTGGGATGCCAAAACTCGGTTTTGAATAGGTGGGGTCTTGGCAAGCCATTCTCAACGGCGTTGAGGGCGTCCATAACCAAACGATATGTTCCCTCGTGTGCAGGATGCCCGTCATGTTCATGTGGGAGGAAAATGGCGTTCGGTTTGTGCAGGTAGATCAACTCTACGACCTCTTTGCACCAGATTTGCCAAGTAGTGGGTCGTCCGTCTTTCGGCTCCTGCACCCGCGTATCGCTGGTGACGCCGATGTAGCCTAATTCATGTAAATCGAAGTCGACGATAGCACAGGCGCGTTTCAGCTCATTGCGTCGAGCATCGCGCCGTTCGGGGTCGCTGCCCAGAGTTACGGCGACATTGATGACATGGGCCTTGAGTTCACGCCGTATGCGTAACGGGAGCGCGCCGACTATCACTTCATCATCTGGATGGGGTGAGAAGAGAAGGACTTTTGGGCCTGTTTTCGCTAGGCCACTGAGGTCGGGGACATCCGCCACCTGAAAAGGAGACTTCAAAGCATTGAGGTAGGCGTCGACTGTGTTCATGAATTAGCCATACACTTCGTAGGTTTTTTTGGGGAGTGCGGCTAGGAAGTATTTACCGTAGGGCTTTGTGAGGATGCGGTTGTCAAGGATGGTGATGGTGCCAGTATCACTTTGGTTCCGAATGAGGCGTCCGAGGCCCTGACGAAATTTAATGAGGGCGTCCGGAACGATCATTTCCATGAAAGGGTTGCCGCCCTGTTTTTGAATCCATTCGACGCGCGCCTCGTGGATAGGGTGGGAGGGATTTTCGAAGGGTAGACGTGTGATGATGAGGTGTTCGAGGGCCGGGCCAGGTATATCGATGCCAGTCCAAAAAGAATCCGTTCCGAACATGACGGCGTTCCCGGCATTCTTAAAGGCGGCGACCATGTCGGTGCGGGAAAGGTCTTTACCTTGCACGAATAATTCTCGTCCCATGCGCTCAATTGGAAATTCGCAGCTTTGAGTAGCCTTTTGGAGCTCCGCGTAACTGGTGAACAGCACGAGGACGCCTCCGTTCGTTTGTTCTGCCCAATGAATGATCTGGTCAGATAAAGTATCGATTTGAGACAAAGACCGTTCGTTGCGGCCGTCATTGCGCTCAATCAGAGGCTGCCGAAACACCTGAACAGTGCAGTTCGTTTCGTAATCGAATGGCGAGTCGACTCGTTGAGATTCGGATCCGTCCCCTCCGACCTTGGAGGCGAAGCGATCTAGGCGTTTGCCTGCACTGAGCGTGGCACTGGTGAGTAGGAGAGATGTTTCTCCATTGAATAGATAGTCGCGTAGATAGGGAGCCACGTGGATGGGTGCGGAGCGCACTTGGGTATTGGTCCCCCGCTTGCCGCTGCGCTCGACCCAATAAACATGGTCGTCAGCTTTGAACTCGTTACAGGCAATAAGTCCCTGGTAGAGGCTGAATAGTCGTTTGCGATGATCTTTAAGCTCAGGTATTTGTCTTTCGTCCTGGATGCGGTTTTCCAGTGTGCCGAGTGCATCGACGAGTCTAGCTATAGGAAGTAGCTCATCGATAGGGGACCAATGCGGCTCGTGTAGACGTGCGATAGAGCGTTCATCGAGGAAGCGCACATGGATCTCGTTAAAGTAATTATCCGCAGCAAGGATGGCATGACTTGCCAAGTCCAGGGTGCGCGGGTCTCCGTGTTTCTTTAGGAAGCCACGATCCTTTGTGGGATTATAAAGGCGATTGAGGGCTAGACTGACTGCGTAAGAAGAGATCGCATTTCCAAAGTGCTCGGTGGCGATATCGGGGACGGTGTGTGCTTCGTCGAGCACAACGCTGTCCTCGGCGAAGAGGATGCCTTTTTGATCGGCTGGGGCGCTCATACCCGCGTTGAGCAAAGCGAATAGCAGGCTGTGGTTGACGATTCGAATGTCGCTGGAGAGCACTTCTTTTTTTGCTTTTTGGTAAAAGCATACCTCGGGTGAGCAATTCGTGCGCGAACAGGTGGACGACTCGGCGCTTACCATGTCCCAGATGTCGGGTGTAACGGGCGGAGTGAGTTCGTGCCTCAGTCCCGTTTTGGACGACTGTGCCCAGGCCGCGATGCGTTGTAACTCTTGCGATTCAGAGTCGACCGCCATGCTACCGATTTGCTCGATAGCGCGTTGTAGTCGGGTGGTGCATAAGTAGTTTCCTCGTCCGACAAGAAGTGCGGTCTTAAAACCCGCAAAAGCTTTCAGCTCCGGTATCGATTCGAAAAGAGCGCGGCAGTGCTCCAGGTCTTTCTTTTGCAGTTGTTCCTGGAGCGCGATGGTATGGGACGAGATAACCAGGGGTCTTTGCTGAGACACTGCCTTGATGATCCCAGGAACTAGATAAGCCAAACTCTTCCCAGTTCCTGTTCCTGCTTCGAAGAGTAGAGACGTATCAGTAGTAAAAGACTGAGCTGTCTTGATGGACATGATCTCCTGTTGCGGGCGGTATTCTAAACCGTTCCGGCTCACGAGATAGCCGTCCGAAGCGAATATTTGCTCCACTAAGCCCACGATATCTACCGACGCTTGAGGAGTGGTGTTATCGTTCAGACTGATCACGTAGCTAAGGCTGCTTCAATACTGGGATTTGAAAACAGAAAAGCCCGGCATATAGCCGGGCTTTTCTGTTTTTGAAAAAGAGTGCTGGTCGATTAATTGATTGCTGGACCTTCAACAATAACCGTCGTGGCCCCTGCATTAACCGCATCACTAACATTGGTGGTGGCAGTGCTCGGAGAAGCAGAGCGAGGATGGGAAACTAGGTTCACAATCACTTCTTCGTTATTTCCAGAAAATTTTGTCACGTGACTATCCAGGTAAGCTATGTGGCCTGTGTTTGAACCCCAGGGAGAGGCCGCGGCTGTCCAAAACCCCCCTGCTTCGAGGCCCTTTGTCCAGATGAGTGGCGTCTGTGTCGCAGGAGAAGTGAGGCTGAGGCCAGCGACAGCCGAATAAGATACTGGGGCTGCTGCAAAATTTCCGTCAATAGCACCCGCTGCATCAACAATCGTTGTATACTGGACTACGTCTGCGGCTACGTCGTCTGAGAAACCAATAAAATACAAATTTGGATCGTTGAGGTCCACATTAGCAGCAAGAACCGCTGCCCAATTTTGTATGTCTGGAGCAGCAGCTGATGGGATGTTTCGAGCACGTGAACCAGATGTGGAGTAGGTTTGGTAGGAGGTGGCTATTTGCTTTAGATTACTTGCAGACTGTGTCTGCTGAGCGGTTTCTTGCACAGCGCCGATGGTCGGGATTAAAATCGCAGCAAGGATACCGATGACCGCGATAACAGTCAGGAGCTCAACAAGGGTAAAGCCTTGGCGGTGTGATGGTTTTTGGGGTGACTTCATGGATAGGATGTTTTGAGGTGATGAGGGGTGAAAGGGATCTGTTAGATTAAGCTTGTTCAACGGTTGATTTGCAAGGTTAATAAGGGAGTGGATAAGAAGATGCGAGGCGGGTGGCTATGCTTCTGGCTTCTTCGATTGCCTCAGGATTTTTTGGATCTTTAAGGACTGTATCGATCGCCTCGGCAATCTGGGGCATATCGCCCTCTGTCATGCCACGAGATGTTACCGCAGGCGTGCCCATACGAATACCGCTGGTCTTGAACGGGCTACGATCTTCACCAGGAACGGTATTTTTGTTCAGAGTGATATGGGCTTTGTCCAGAGATTTTTGGGCCAGGCTCCCAGTTAGTTCAGGCAGGTTTTTGCGGAGGTCGATCAAGCAAAGGTGATTATCGGTGCCGCCGGATACTACGTAGTAACCTCGGTTGATCATGGATTGTGCTAACTCCACTGCGTTGAGGCGCACTTGAGCCTGATACTCTTTAAACTCTGGTTTTAATGCTTCAAGGAAGCACACGGCCTTAGCAGCAATCACATGCATCAGTGGGCCTCCTTGAGTTCCAGGGAATGCGGCCGTGTCGACTTTTTTTCCTAATTCCTCATCCCGCGATAAAATCAATCCGCCTCGCGGTCCACGCAGTGTCTTGTGGGTTGTCGTAGTGACAAAATCAGCATGATCGATGGGCGAGGGGTGTTCCCCCGCTGCAACTAGACCTGCGATGTGAGCGATATCGGCGAGGAGATACGCGCCGACACTTTGGGCGATTTCCCCCATCCTTTCAAAATCGATAATGCGCGAATACGCCGAAGCCCCGACTGTGATCATCTTGGGCTGTTCTTTCTTGGCCACTGCTTCGATTTGATCGTAGTCGATCAGTCCGGTTTCTGGATCCACACCGTAGTGCACAACATCGTAGAAGTTGCCGGAAAAATTCATGGGATGTCCATGAGTGAGGTGTCCTCCGTCTTCGAGACGCATGGTGAGGATTTTGTCGCCCGGTTTAATCGCTGCCAGATAGACGGCCGCATTTGCCTGACTGCCCGAGTGTGGTTGAACGTTGGCAAACGCAGCTCCAAACAGCTCTTTGGCACGATCACGCGCGAGGTCTTCGACATGGTCCGCAAATTCGCAACCGCCATAATAGCGCTTACCAGGATAGCCTTCAGCATACTTGTTGGTGAGGATGCTGCCGGTCGCTTCGATCACTGCTGGGAGTGTGAAATTCTCCGATGCGATTAATTCGATATGGCTTTGCTGTCTACTCCGCTCGGATTCGATTGCAGAGAAAATCTCTGGATCAATTTCGGCGAGGGAAGCTGGATTGAGGGTGAGTGGCGATATGATGGTGCTCATTGGGAAATTCGTGTTAAAGGGTGTGGTTTTAGGTTTTTCGGCGCAAGTAATCTATGATCGACGGAATTGCCTCGACCATGCTGTCACGAGAGGCTTCATAAAGCGGGAGTGGGCCGCCAAAGGGATCTGGGATTTGTGCCGACTCATCGTTCACATCCGAAATAAGTTCACGCATTAGCATGACGGGGGGGGCATCAGGAACGTTAGCCAGCGCTTGTGTGAGGGCCGCTTTGTGGCTCTCCGTCATCCCAAATATAACCAGGGCCTCATCGATCAGCTGATCGCTCAATGGAGAGCTGCGGAAGTCTTCGAGCGGAATCCCCACTTTCTTGAGGGCGACTACAGAATTTTCCGAAGCCGGATCTCCTGGATAGGCGGCCACCCCTGCCGAGCGCACCTGGATGGATTTGAGTGGCTCAGGCTCTGCGTCTAGAGCGTGAGCGAGCAGCCGTTCAGCCATGGGACTGCGGCAGACATTGCCCGTGCAGACGAAGACGACAGTATTACGCTCCAATGACATGATTTAAATGTAGGTGATCCAGAGGTGAAGTAAAGTCCAGTGCGGGAAGGATCAAGGGATTATACTAGCCAATGATTGAATGAAGCCTCCAGACGCAATGTGTTCTTCGTACACGTCTCCTGATGGGACTAATCTAATCAGTTCATTGCCTCCAGGATGAAACGAGACGCGGCCAGACAGAACATGCCGTTCGTTTGTAAGCTCTGGGAATTGGGCCATCAAATAACAACGTCCTGCACCCGAGGCTTTTTTAAATAGGTCATCGAACAGATTCTGTCCCAATCCTTGGCGTTTTAAAAGTATGAGGGCAAACCATTCAACTGGCGGGATTTCATGTGTCCCCAAGCTAGGGCGAAATACCGCACTTTTAATGATTTGATTTATCGCGAACGTATGCAGTTTAGGCGATATAGCTCCGTTTTCTGCTTGAGCTACATGGCGCATGAGCTGTTTCCGCATCTCCATCGCCGCGGCGACGCGCTGTCGTGCTGCTGCACGTCCAGATGTCCCCAAAAACTCGATACGACCGGGAAGGAAGTAAGCCTGCAAGCCAGCTCGTCGCGCCACAAACTCTATGGCCAAGTAAGCATTGGTCTGGCGTAACCGTACGCTGATTTTTGTTTGAGAGTCGCTTGGCTCTGCGAACGTTACGGCAGGGATCTCTACATTCGGGTGGGTGCGTTTTACCTCGTCAAAAATAACCTCTACGACGTGAGGCACGGGACGATCAAGGAAGCTCAAATCGGAAATCTCCGTGGTGTAGAAGGCCGAACGGATGTCCGCGCGCGCCGCAGCACAGAAGGCAAAGAGGGTCGTGAATAGAAAGACGAAATAGGAGAATCTCATCTACGAAACGTATTTCTGAACGATCGGTATGCGTCGTCCCACACCGAAAGCCAGTGGGGTTACTTTAAGCCCCGGGGCTGCCTGTTTCCGTTTATATTCATTTAAATCGACTTTTCGGACCACGTCTTTGACCACCTCAGTATCGTAGCCATCTGCAATGATTTCCTCTGTACTCAAACCGCTTTCCACATAGCGCTCTAATA
Protein-coding regions in this window:
- a CDS encoding TIGR00730 family Rossman fold protein; the encoded protein is MSHAANPPIRVTVYCAASPSLDKKYYQFAEALGNELVSQGMELVYGGGGRGLMGALADAVLNAGGKVRGVIPNFMIDREWAHPKVKDLELVNTMHERKTAMVAQCDAIVALPGGCGTFEELLEAFTWKRLDLIDKPIVVVNQDGYYNGLKALFDHSVQEGFMAEDFLDYWQFVTTPKEAVEHIDRAVHR
- a CDS encoding PIG-L family deacetylase encodes the protein MNTVDAYLNALKSPFQVADVPDLSGLAKTGPKVLLFSPHPDDEVIVGALPLRIRRELKAHVINVAVTLGSDPERRDARRNELKRACAIVDFDLHELGYIGVTSDTRVQEPKDGRPTTWQIWCKEVVELIYLHKPNAIFLPHEHDGHPAHEGTYRLVMDALNAVENGLPRPHLFKTEFWHPNTYPNLMIESSKGDLALLLKALAEHRGEIERNPYHLRLPAWMMDNTRRGAERVQMHGASAPNFAFSTLYHHILPDRTSANAKLIGQNDPIDSLVESSLD
- a CDS encoding type II secretion system protein, which produces MKSPQKPSHRQGFTLVELLTVIAVIGILAAILIPTIGAVQETAQQTQSASNLKQIATSYQTYSTSGSRARNIPSAAAPDIQNWAAVLAANVDLNDPNLYFIGFSDDVAADVVQYTTIVDAAGAIDGNFAAAPVSYSAVAGLSLTSPATQTPLIWTKGLEAGGFWTAAASPWGSNTGHIAYLDSHVTKFSGNNEEVIVNLVSHPRSASPSTATTNVSDAVNAGATTVIVEGPAIN
- a CDS encoding low molecular weight protein arginine phosphatase, which encodes MSLERNTVVFVCTGNVCRSPMAERLLAHALDAEPEPLKSIQVRSAGVAAYPGDPASENSVVALKKVGIPLEDFRSSPLSDQLIDEALVIFGMTESHKAALTQALANVPDAPPVMLMRELISDVNDESAQIPDPFGGPLPLYEASRDSMVEAIPSIIDYLRRKT
- a CDS encoding ATP-dependent DNA helicase, with protein sequence MISLNDNTTPQASVDIVGLVEQIFASDGYLVSRNGLEYRPQQEIMSIKTAQSFTTDTSLLFEAGTGTGKSLAYLVPGIIKAVSQQRPLVISSHTIALQEQLQKKDLEHCRALFESIPELKAFAGFKTALLVGRGNYLCTTRLQRAIEQIGSMAVDSESQELQRIAAWAQSSKTGLRHELTPPVTPDIWDMVSAESSTCSRTNCSPEVCFYQKAKKEVLSSDIRIVNHSLLFALLNAGMSAPADQKGILFAEDSVVLDEAHTVPDIATEHFGNAISSYAVSLALNRLYNPTKDRGFLKKHGDPRTLDLASHAILAADNYFNEIHVRFLDERSIARLHEPHWSPIDELLPIARLVDALGTLENRIQDERQIPELKDHRKRLFSLYQGLIACNEFKADDHVYWVERSGKRGTNTQVRSAPIHVAPYLRDYLFNGETSLLLTSATLSAGKRLDRFASKVGGDGSESQRVDSPFDYETNCTVQVFRQPLIERNDGRNERSLSQIDTLSDQIIHWAEQTNGGVLVLFTSYAELQKATQSCEFPIERMGRELFVQGKDLSRTDMVAAFKNAGNAVMFGTDSFWTGIDIPGPALEHLIITRLPFENPSHPIHEARVEWIQKQGGNPFMEMIVPDALIKFRQGLGRLIRNQSDTGTITILDNRILTKPYGKYFLAALPKKTYEVYG
- a CDS encoding DUF2332 domain-containing protein — translated: MDSGLSERFQHFGEKECPESSPLYAALALEIAKDTEMLALVAECCRPEQPPANMLFGATQYVLAKYPGNKLAEYFPWLSKPAKSPDGAYSAFRSFIFEYRESVATCLQNRRVQTNEVRRCVYLLPIFLSATQGFDNRSIALIEIGCSAGLNLFWDQYAYDYGNGVGWGNTSSPITLESRFEGETPDIFSRPAPMISHRIGLDLNTISATDDDERAWLMALVWPELIERRSRLEAALYFTSEQQLDLREGDGFVEVDDIITSLPDNVIPAIYHTHVANQISQDARKAFLQKIERIGRTRDLIHIHNNIKPGLNLSIFKGGEEHSSMIARAQPHGEWVKWLG
- a CDS encoding serine hydroxymethyltransferase: MSTIISPLTLNPASLAEIDPEIFSAIESERSRQQSHIELIASENFTLPAVIEATGSILTNKYAEGYPGKRYYGGCEFADHVEDLARDRAKELFGAAFANVQPHSGSQANAAVYLAAIKPGDKILTMRLEDGGHLTHGHPMNFSGNFYDVVHYGVDPETGLIDYDQIEAVAKKEQPKMITVGASAYSRIIDFERMGEIAQSVGAYLLADIAHIAGLVAAGEHPSPIDHADFVTTTTHKTLRGPRGGLILSRDEELGKKVDTAAFPGTQGGPLMHVIAAKAVCFLEALKPEFKEYQAQVRLNAVELAQSMINRGYYVVSGGTDNHLCLIDLRKNLPELTGSLAQKSLDKAHITLNKNTVPGEDRSPFKTSGIRMGTPAVTSRGMTEGDMPQIAEAIDTVLKDPKNPEAIEEARSIATRLASSYPLPY